A portion of the Dethiosulfovibrio faecalis genome contains these proteins:
- a CDS encoding 4-deoxy-4-formamido-L-arabinose-phosphoundecaprenol deformylase, protein MRIALKVDVDTLRGYLEGVPRLLRLMDRREIRGSFFFSFGPDNSGKAIRRIFRKGFISKMVRTNAPGTYGLKTMMYGTLLPAPMIVPSAPSILKKVAKSGQETGIHSWDHVKWQDRLDRLSKSEVESLLRKAGKMYREVLGTPSLSCAAPAWKTSLASLSIQDRMELLYASDARGKSPFLPSLRGRVFRTPQIPTTLPTMDEILGRVGCTPDNVNDIYMSLLTEGLNVHTVHAEMEGMSMLSKLDEFVKRAKSDGAEFVTLKEEAEKLDTEKLPVCEMIQGEIPGRAGAVSLQGREVYNLEDRGRSGGT, encoded by the coding sequence ATGCGAATCGCCCTTAAAGTCGACGTAGACACCCTGAGGGGTTACCTCGAGGGAGTCCCCCGCCTGCTGAGACTGATGGACCGAAGGGAGATAAGGGGATCGTTTTTCTTCTCCTTCGGACCGGATAACTCGGGCAAGGCGATACGACGGATATTCCGAAAGGGATTCATATCCAAGATGGTTCGAACCAACGCGCCGGGGACCTACGGCCTCAAGACCATGATGTACGGCACTCTGCTTCCGGCACCCATGATAGTGCCCTCCGCCCCCTCGATACTGAAAAAGGTCGCAAAGAGCGGCCAGGAGACGGGTATACATTCCTGGGATCACGTGAAGTGGCAGGACCGTCTGGACCGTCTGTCGAAATCGGAGGTAGAATCTCTTCTTCGAAAAGCCGGGAAGATGTACCGGGAGGTCCTAGGGACGCCCTCTCTGTCCTGTGCCGCTCCTGCCTGGAAGACCAGCCTCGCCAGCCTGTCCATACAGGACCGTATGGAACTTCTCTACGCCAGCGACGCCAGGGGGAAAAGCCCCTTTCTTCCGTCTCTGAGAGGAAGGGTTTTCCGAACCCCTCAGATACCCACGACCCTCCCGACCATGGACGAGATACTCGGAAGGGTCGGCTGCACTCCCGACAACGTCAACGACATCTACATGTCGCTTTTGACGGAGGGTCTGAACGTACACACGGTCCACGCGGAGATGGAGGGCATGTCGATGCTTTCCAAACTGGACGAATTCGTGAAAAGGGCGAAATCCGACGGCGCCGAGTTCGTGACCCTCAAGGAGGAGGCGGAAAAACTGGATACGGAGAAACTTCCGGTCTGCGAGATGATCCAAGGAGAGATCCCCGGCAGAGCCGGAGCGGTCTCGCTACAGGGGAGGGAGGTATATAACCTTGAGGATAGGGGTCGATCTGGGGGGACATAA
- a CDS encoding ArnT family glycosyltransferase, translated as MFKSDVRNGILLFILSGVMFFSLLGGHGLLEPDEGRYSEIPREMIESGDYVTPRLNGVLYFEKPVLHYWLTASAFSVFGQNEFASRFWPALLGVLGVLSTYVMGSELYGKKSGFLAGTILSSSLLYYATAQINLTDMPLSAFVTLAMIGFVLALRRNRRWLILFYLAMGAAVLTKGLVGIVLPGGAILMYILWTRRWSIVTYSLYLPGIALFLAVTVPWFKAVCDANPDFFHFFFIQEHFLRYTTRLHHRYEPFWYFIPIVILATVPWTGFLVPSRKISTDKNGQTPLMICWFAFVFIFFSASSSKLVPYMVPALPPLSILISARAISLTKRGNLRSLKTALAWTSTITVPLGAALIAYPFLQDDLPRDIMVGQLVHKGIILLLGTVAAWIFASRKNLEKTVICLAVTGVIWTGSFKTGFSLYDRINSARDLAMLIKPHIEEGDVMAQYGQYLQGITFYLERRNVLVDYEGELAFGASRERDPRWFIGLPQFIRLWNGGDRVFLIAKKESYDSTLKDRLEPAYVLGTDWEGDNVVISNRKTEEATK; from the coding sequence ATGTTCAAATCTGACGTGAGAAACGGGATACTCCTTTTCATACTTTCCGGGGTCATGTTCTTCTCTCTTCTGGGAGGACACGGCCTGCTGGAACCCGACGAGGGGCGTTACAGCGAAATTCCCAGGGAGATGATCGAGTCGGGAGACTACGTCACCCCCAGGCTCAACGGGGTGCTATATTTCGAGAAGCCGGTCCTCCATTACTGGCTGACGGCGTCGGCCTTCTCCGTTTTCGGCCAAAACGAGTTCGCCTCCCGGTTCTGGCCGGCCCTGCTCGGGGTGCTGGGGGTCCTCTCGACCTACGTTATGGGATCGGAGCTTTACGGTAAAAAAAGCGGCTTCCTGGCAGGGACGATCCTGTCCTCCTCGCTGCTCTACTACGCCACGGCTCAGATCAACCTGACCGACATGCCTCTGAGCGCCTTCGTGACCCTCGCCATGATCGGGTTCGTACTCGCCCTTCGAAGGAACAGACGATGGTTGATATTGTTCTATCTGGCCATGGGGGCGGCGGTGCTGACGAAAGGGCTCGTAGGCATAGTCCTTCCCGGCGGGGCTATACTCATGTACATACTGTGGACCAGAAGATGGTCCATTGTGACCTACTCTCTGTACCTTCCAGGCATCGCCCTCTTTCTGGCGGTAACCGTTCCGTGGTTCAAGGCGGTCTGCGACGCAAATCCCGACTTCTTCCATTTTTTCTTTATCCAGGAGCATTTCCTGAGATACACGACAAGGCTCCACCACAGATACGAGCCTTTCTGGTACTTCATTCCCATAGTGATACTGGCGACCGTGCCATGGACGGGCTTCCTGGTGCCCTCGAGAAAAATATCGACGGATAAAAACGGCCAGACACCTCTGATGATCTGCTGGTTCGCATTCGTGTTCATCTTTTTCTCGGCCTCGAGCTCCAAGCTGGTACCCTACATGGTGCCGGCCCTTCCTCCTCTGTCCATACTGATAAGCGCCAGGGCGATCTCATTGACGAAGAGGGGAAATCTGAGATCTCTAAAGACCGCGTTGGCCTGGACCTCCACGATAACGGTCCCCCTGGGAGCCGCCTTGATCGCCTATCCTTTTCTCCAGGACGACCTTCCCCGTGATATCATGGTTGGTCAACTGGTCCACAAAGGGATAATATTGCTTTTAGGAACCGTTGCCGCCTGGATCTTCGCGTCCAGGAAAAACCTGGAGAAAACCGTTATATGCCTCGCCGTCACGGGGGTAATATGGACGGGGTCCTTCAAGACGGGATTCTCACTGTACGACCGGATAAACTCGGCCAGGGACCTGGCGATGCTTATAAAGCCCCATATCGAGGAAGGAGACGTCATGGCTCAGTACGGCCAATACCTACAGGGAATAACCTTCTACCTCGAGAGGAGAAACGTGTTGGTCGACTACGAGGGAGAGCTGGCCTTCGGGGCATCCAGAGAAAGAGATCCCCGATGGTTCATCGGCCTTCCCCAGTTTATCCGGCTCTGGAACGGCGGCGACAGGGTTTTTCTGATCGCTAAAAAAGAGAGCTACGACAGCACGCTGAAGGACAGGCTTGAACCGGCCTACGTCCTGGGAACCGACTGGGAGGGCGACAACGTCGTGATATCCAACAGAAAGACAGAGGAGGCGACAAAATGA
- a CDS encoding DMT family transporter, giving the protein MDRLGFMLILGSALTNAAGSSMMKAGFGRRGDLMDDGALRALFQIVSNPWAIAGVSLFGVSFIFMSAALSRVDLSVAYPMMSAMVYVLVLAVSVFWFGEPMGLSKLLGIGAILFGVVALSVGG; this is encoded by the coding sequence ATGGATAGGCTCGGTTTTATGTTGATACTCGGCTCGGCCCTAACCAACGCCGCCGGTAGCTCTATGATGAAGGCGGGGTTCGGCCGAAGAGGGGATCTGATGGACGATGGGGCCTTGAGGGCCTTGTTTCAGATAGTCTCTAACCCTTGGGCTATAGCGGGGGTGTCGCTTTTCGGGGTCTCCTTTATCTTCATGAGCGCCGCCCTTTCCAGGGTAGACCTGTCCGTGGCATATCCTATGATGTCCGCCATGGTCTACGTTCTGGTTCTGGCCGTGTCTGTGTTTTGGTTTGGCGAGCCTATGGGATTATCGAAGCTTTTGGGTATAGGGGCCATCCTTTTCGGGGTGGTCGCCCTTTCGGTAGGTGGCTGA
- a CDS encoding ROK family protein translates to MRIGVDLGGHKIAAGVVEKGKVVNRAWEPTPRSRTPEETTEAVERLVKSLKVKSTKSIGIGLPGMLSLDGRSVLRLTNLPRWENFPMAEILEKKLSLPVALDNDGNCAALGEMESGEAVGMKDFVMMTLGTGIGGAIVSGGRLIRGHRGLAGEIGHVALLHHAPCNCGGVGHGETLFSADTFDLRCSEKGVPSVPDLWDRRNDEEHRGFWDRSLEGLACVMISAIHLLDPEAIVLAGGLSNLPGLVRELRPFLEERLAIAFRPMPPVKISSLGKDGPVIGAASLTSTP, encoded by the coding sequence TTGAGGATAGGGGTCGATCTGGGGGGACATAAGATAGCCGCCGGAGTCGTGGAAAAGGGCAAGGTAGTAAACCGGGCCTGGGAACCCACCCCCAGGTCCAGGACGCCGGAGGAGACCACCGAAGCGGTGGAAAGGCTGGTCAAATCCCTGAAGGTGAAGTCGACAAAATCCATAGGGATAGGGCTCCCGGGGATGCTGTCCCTGGACGGAAGATCCGTTTTGAGACTGACCAACCTGCCCCGATGGGAGAACTTTCCCATGGCGGAGATCCTCGAGAAAAAACTCTCCCTCCCGGTAGCACTGGACAACGACGGAAACTGCGCGGCCCTGGGAGAGATGGAATCGGGAGAGGCAGTCGGGATGAAGGATTTCGTGATGATGACCCTGGGCACGGGCATAGGAGGGGCTATCGTATCAGGAGGTCGCCTGATAAGAGGTCACAGAGGTCTGGCCGGAGAGATAGGACACGTGGCCCTGCTCCACCACGCCCCCTGTAACTGCGGCGGCGTGGGACACGGGGAGACCCTCTTCTCGGCGGACACCTTCGACCTCAGGTGCTCGGAAAAAGGGGTTCCGTCGGTGCCGGATCTGTGGGACCGACGGAACGACGAAGAGCACAGGGGCTTCTGGGACCGATCCCTGGAGGGACTGGCCTGCGTGATGATATCGGCGATACACCTTCTCGATCCGGAGGCCATCGTCCTGGCAGGTGGGCTGTCAAACCTGCCGGGACTGGTCAGGGAGCTGCGACCGTTCCTGGAGGAGCGCCTGGCCATAGCTTTTCGACCGATGCCCCCTGTTAAAATATCCTCTCTCGGAAAGGACGGTCCGGTTATAGGAGCGGCGTCTCTGACGAGCACTCCCTGA
- a CDS encoding nitroreductase family protein, with protein sequence MEMDNKVMETIFARRSIRSYEDRPVEDDKVDVLVRCAAAAPSAGNGRPTHFVVIKERGTLEELSKVHPYGAMLAKAPLAVAICAETEKTDLSRRYWEQDCAAAMENLLIGAQALGLGAVWLGVCHLSDGGARIQEMLGVPGNVPVMGLASVGYPAETKRPHSGDPGDRLHLERW encoded by the coding sequence ATGGAGATGGACAACAAGGTAATGGAGACCATTTTTGCACGGAGGAGCATCAGGAGCTACGAGGACAGACCCGTAGAGGACGACAAGGTAGATGTCCTGGTCCGCTGTGCCGCCGCGGCTCCCAGTGCCGGAAACGGCAGGCCGACCCATTTCGTGGTTATAAAGGAAAGAGGGACCCTGGAGGAACTGTCGAAAGTCCATCCCTACGGCGCCATGCTGGCCAAGGCCCCTCTGGCCGTGGCGATCTGTGCCGAGACGGAGAAGACCGACCTGTCTCGTCGCTACTGGGAGCAGGATTGTGCCGCCGCCATGGAGAACCTGTTGATAGGCGCTCAGGCCCTGGGGCTAGGGGCTGTGTGGCTGGGGGTATGTCATCTTTCCGACGGAGGGGCCCGAATCCAGGAGATGCTGGGGGTCCCGGGTAACGTGCCGGTAATGGGACTGGCCTCCGTGGGCTATCCCGCCGAGACCAAGAGGCCCCATAGCGGCGATCCGGGAGACAGGCTTCACCTGGAGCGGTGGTAG
- a CDS encoding uracil-DNA glycosylase codes for MADLSWLKLKEAVGRCRKCPLWETRNNVVFGEGPEDSSVLLVGEAPGAEEDSSGRPFVGRSGRFLTDLMAEAGLKREDLFISNVVHCRPPGNRNPKKGEIKACLHWLEDIVGLLRPQVVVTVGNVPSQAIMDTKEGISTLRGRFHRGSLGGMDLAVRPIFHPAYLLRNRSREEGRPVASTLEDLRALVDFVRTTS; via the coding sequence GTGGCTGATTTGAGCTGGTTGAAACTGAAGGAGGCCGTCGGGAGATGTCGCAAATGCCCCCTTTGGGAGACGAGGAACAACGTGGTGTTCGGAGAGGGCCCGGAGGACAGCTCTGTCCTGTTGGTGGGAGAGGCCCCAGGTGCGGAGGAGGACTCTTCGGGGCGACCTTTCGTGGGTCGTTCCGGCCGTTTCCTCACCGATCTCATGGCCGAGGCTGGGCTTAAACGGGAGGATCTGTTTATATCCAACGTCGTCCACTGTCGTCCTCCGGGAAACAGGAACCCCAAAAAAGGGGAGATCAAGGCCTGTCTCCATTGGCTGGAGGATATCGTCGGCCTTCTAAGACCGCAGGTGGTGGTGACCGTGGGGAACGTCCCCTCCCAGGCGATCATGGACACCAAAGAGGGGATCTCTACCCTAAGGGGGCGTTTTCACCGCGGTAGCTTGGGTGGCATGGATCTGGCCGTCAGGCCCATATTCCACCCCGCCTATCTGTTGCGCAATCGTTCCAGAGAGGAAGGGCGTCCGGTCGCCTCTACTTTGGAGGATCTGAGGGCTCTCGTCGATTTCGTGAGAACCACAAGTTGA
- a CDS encoding glycosyltransferase, producing MTPELSVVVPVYNEEASLPELFRRVLPVLDGLSRSYELILVDDGSRDRSLAISLKFREKRKNRVKVVELNGNFGQHMAIIAGFSISRGKMLITMDADLQNPPEEIPRIVDAMERGHDVVGTIRKFRQDPLFRKAASKMVNAVTNRITGLRLHDYGCMLRGYDRRIVDLILQCRETTTFIPALGQKFAVNPVEITVRHSERVKGESKYGLFRLIRLNFDLMTGFSIAPLQAVTVTGMTVAVMSLLFTAFLILRRIIIGPEAEGLFTLMAINFFLMGVTMISVGIGGEYIGRVYQEVRQRPRYVVRQVYQEEEEL from the coding sequence ATGACCCCGGAACTATCGGTCGTCGTTCCCGTCTACAACGAAGAGGCATCCCTGCCGGAGCTGTTCAGACGAGTCCTTCCGGTGCTGGACGGCTTGTCCAGATCCTACGAGCTGATACTGGTGGACGACGGCAGCAGGGACAGATCTCTTGCTATCTCCCTTAAGTTCAGGGAAAAGCGAAAGAATCGGGTCAAGGTAGTGGAGCTGAACGGCAACTTCGGCCAGCATATGGCCATAATAGCCGGGTTCTCCATCTCCCGAGGGAAGATGCTGATCACCATGGACGCCGACCTGCAGAACCCTCCTGAGGAAATACCCCGGATAGTGGATGCCATGGAAAGAGGACACGACGTGGTCGGCACGATCAGAAAGTTCAGACAGGACCCCTTGTTCCGCAAGGCCGCCTCTAAAATGGTGAACGCCGTGACCAACAGGATCACAGGCCTCAGGCTTCACGACTACGGATGTATGTTGAGAGGTTACGACAGGCGTATCGTGGACCTCATATTGCAATGCCGGGAGACCACGACCTTCATACCGGCCCTGGGGCAGAAGTTCGCCGTAAACCCCGTGGAGATAACTGTCAGACATTCGGAGAGGGTAAAAGGGGAATCCAAATACGGCCTGTTCAGACTGATAAGGCTTAACTTCGACCTGATGACGGGCTTCTCCATCGCCCCCCTCCAGGCCGTGACGGTTACAGGAATGACCGTTGCGGTCATGAGCCTTCTCTTCACCGCCTTCCTGATCCTCAGGAGGATAATAATAGGACCCGAGGCGGAGGGACTCTTCACCCTGATGGCGATAAACTTCTTTCTGATGGGGGTGACCATGATCTCCGTAGGCATAGGAGGCGAATACATAGGCCGAGTCTATCAGGAGGTAAGGCAGAGACCTCGCTACGTCGTCAGACAGGTCTATCAGGAGGAGGAAGAGCTATGA
- a CDS encoding DRTGG domain-containing protein, with product MNLLEVVRHIEADVLYGDDLLEGLEVERVYGADLMSDVLAFAVPGSLLLTGLTNIQIVRTAQMLDIPAVVFVRGKYPQKEAVELASSLNMPVLLSYKSMFETCGILFREGMLPCEIERRCPR from the coding sequence ATGAATCTGCTCGAGGTGGTCCGGCATATAGAGGCGGACGTCCTCTACGGAGACGATCTGCTGGAGGGATTGGAGGTCGAGAGGGTCTACGGTGCCGACCTGATGAGCGATGTCCTGGCCTTCGCCGTCCCGGGATCGCTCTTGCTGACCGGTCTGACCAACATACAGATCGTCAGGACCGCCCAGATGCTGGACATTCCAGCGGTAGTGTTCGTCAGGGGAAAGTATCCGCAGAAAGAGGCTGTGGAGCTGGCTTCCTCTTTGAATATGCCCGTTTTGCTCTCCTACAAAAGCATGTTCGAGACCTGTGGAATCCTCTTCAGGGAGGGGATGTTGCCCTGCGAGATAGAGAGGCGATGTCCCAGATGA
- a CDS encoding asparaginase, producing the protein MQRFVVLFTGGTIASAFGEGGSKGPDSTVVGALREHLSGFFAGRDVDVICREPWGVPGLDSSDLDPGHWVELASSIARELENGATGFLILHGTDTMAYTSAWLSLCFPHVDVPIVLTGSQLTLDYMPEDVTVNLRGAAQVACSDISGVWIYCNWKLIPGNRAHKAQALHPDAYVATNGQPMYFNPEWARKDRKGTVRQPLSHTLSPLAEKAMGHGPEEARNISSRMAWLFCTPGFSPRLSGEERVLAILGYGAGNAPSGALHAVESAFDGLPKPHVIACSQAEGDMKNPGSYAGVGIASLAGRGFTVWSQMDYPVEFIHALGCYSLLASSSAPGFVLSHYLRECSSETPLL; encoded by the coding sequence TTGCAGAGATTTGTAGTGCTTTTCACCGGAGGCACCATAGCCAGCGCCTTCGGAGAGGGAGGAAGCAAGGGACCGGACAGCACGGTGGTAGGCGCTCTAAGGGAGCATCTCTCCGGTTTCTTCGCCGGCAGAGACGTGGACGTGATATGTCGCGAACCCTGGGGAGTTCCGGGGCTGGACAGCTCCGATCTGGATCCCGGTCATTGGGTCGAGCTGGCGTCATCGATCGCTAGGGAGCTCGAGAACGGCGCTACCGGCTTTCTAATCCTCCACGGAACGGACACCATGGCCTACACGTCCGCCTGGCTCAGCCTGTGTTTTCCCCACGTGGACGTGCCCATAGTGCTTACCGGCAGTCAGCTCACACTGGACTATATGCCGGAGGACGTCACGGTAAACCTCAGGGGAGCGGCCCAGGTGGCCTGCTCGGATATCTCCGGAGTATGGATCTACTGCAACTGGAAGCTGATCCCGGGGAACAGGGCCCACAAGGCCCAGGCTCTTCATCCCGACGCCTATGTGGCCACCAACGGTCAGCCTATGTACTTCAACCCTGAATGGGCCAGGAAGGACCGAAAGGGAACTGTGAGACAGCCTCTTTCCCATACCCTGTCTCCTCTGGCGGAGAAGGCCATGGGCCACGGCCCGGAAGAGGCGAGGAATATAAGCAGCCGGATGGCCTGGCTGTTCTGTACGCCAGGTTTCTCTCCCAGGCTTTCCGGTGAGGAGCGAGTTCTGGCCATACTGGGCTACGGAGCGGGCAACGCCCCCTCCGGCGCTCTTCATGCGGTGGAGAGCGCTTTCGACGGGCTTCCCAAGCCCCACGTCATAGCCTGCAGTCAGGCAGAGGGGGACATGAAGAACCCCGGCAGCTATGCCGGGGTGGGGATAGCCTCACTAGCCGGCAGGGGGTTCACCGTCTGGAGTCAGATGGACTATCCCGTCGAGTTCATCCACGCTCTCGGATGTTATTCTCTGTTGGCCTCGTCCTCCGCTCCGGGGTTCGTCCTGTCCCACTATCTCAGGGAGTGCTCGTCAGAGACGCCGCTCCTATAA
- a CDS encoding DegT/DnrJ/EryC1/StrS family aminotransferase translates to MRESFLPFARPDVDEASIEDVCDSIRSGWLTTGPKTVKFEREFAEKVGATHAMAVSSATSGLHLAFLALGIGPGDEVITTPMTFVATVNAAIWTGAKPVLADIDSKTLNVRPELMEKLVNERTKALVPVHFAGRPCDMDSIEDLASRHGLAVVEDAAHGLGAFYRGRSIGSDRGARRCSVFSFHPTKNITTGEGGMVCTSDEDMAERVSVLRQHGMSKGAWNRYAAKGPPHYDVLFPGYKANMMDIQAAIGRGQLRRLDRFNSRRREIVARYMAELSDQPGLILPQPQSDDTLHSWHIFTPFVDVDVLDIDRDGFMAAMRELNIGTALHYQALHLFSHYRDRYGWKRGDFPEAEYVSDRIVSLPLFPAMSDTDVDDVVKGVRSVLRSHLK, encoded by the coding sequence ATGAGAGAATCATTTCTTCCCTTCGCCCGTCCCGACGTGGACGAGGCATCCATAGAGGACGTATGCGACTCCATAAGGTCCGGGTGGCTGACCACCGGGCCGAAGACTGTAAAATTCGAGAGGGAGTTCGCCGAGAAGGTAGGAGCCACCCACGCCATGGCGGTGAGCTCCGCCACGTCGGGACTGCATCTGGCCTTTCTGGCCTTGGGTATAGGTCCGGGAGACGAGGTGATAACCACTCCCATGACCTTCGTGGCGACGGTCAACGCCGCCATATGGACCGGAGCGAAACCGGTTCTGGCGGACATAGACTCGAAGACCCTGAACGTGAGGCCCGAGCTCATGGAAAAGCTCGTCAACGAGAGGACCAAGGCCCTGGTCCCGGTCCACTTCGCCGGACGTCCCTGCGACATGGACTCCATAGAGGACCTGGCGTCCAGACACGGCCTGGCGGTGGTGGAAGACGCGGCCCACGGCCTGGGAGCTTTCTACAGAGGGCGTTCAATAGGGTCGGACAGGGGGGCCAGACGATGCTCGGTGTTCAGCTTCCACCCGACGAAAAACATCACCACCGGGGAGGGAGGCATGGTATGCACCTCCGACGAGGATATGGCGGAAAGGGTCTCGGTCCTGAGACAGCACGGCATGAGCAAGGGAGCCTGGAACCGCTACGCCGCCAAGGGGCCCCCTCACTACGACGTTCTGTTCCCGGGATACAAGGCCAACATGATGGACATACAGGCGGCCATAGGCAGAGGACAGCTCCGTCGTCTCGATAGATTCAACAGCAGAAGACGTGAGATAGTCGCCAGATACATGGCCGAGCTATCGGACCAGCCCGGGTTGATACTGCCCCAACCTCAATCGGACGACACTCTCCACAGCTGGCACATATTCACCCCCTTCGTGGACGTGGACGTCCTCGACATAGACAGGGACGGCTTCATGGCGGCCATGAGGGAGCTCAACATAGGCACGGCCCTGCACTACCAGGCCTTGCATCTGTTCTCCCACTACAGGGACAGATACGGATGGAAAAGGGGCGACTTTCCAGAGGCGGAATACGTCTCTGACAGGATAGTATCCCTCCCCCTGTTTCCCGCCATGAGCGATACCGACGTGGACGACGTCGTAAAAGGGGTCCGATCCGTCCTGAGGTCTCATCTAAAATGA
- a CDS encoding formyltransferase gives MSKPAIAVFAYNEVGYRCLETLFDMGANVVAVVTYTDDTDEEIWFRSVAELARSRGIEPWLDLDLKDQENVKTIKKLKPKLIFSFYYRDIIPEKILKTAKLGAYNMHGSLLPRYRGRACINWAILNGEKETGATLHRMTSRIDRGEIIDQEVVRIEETDGAKEVFLKVCDAASEIVARTLPELESGRVVGAAQDETMATEFGGRRPEDGIIRWSNDSRRIYNLIRAVTHPYPGAYTDYRGRKLFIWWGKPQEGASLGKPGEVLSLDPLTVATGRGNLMILRAQLDKENEMDGPDFARKNLNVGTLLGQGS, from the coding sequence ATGAGTAAACCGGCCATAGCGGTATTCGCCTACAACGAGGTGGGATACCGCTGCCTGGAGACCCTGTTCGACATGGGAGCCAACGTAGTTGCGGTCGTGACCTACACCGACGACACCGACGAGGAAATATGGTTTCGATCGGTGGCGGAGCTGGCCAGGAGCAGGGGAATAGAGCCCTGGCTCGATCTGGACCTGAAGGACCAGGAAAACGTAAAGACGATAAAGAAACTCAAGCCCAAGCTGATCTTCTCCTTTTACTACCGCGACATCATACCGGAGAAGATCCTCAAGACCGCAAAGCTGGGAGCCTACAACATGCACGGGTCCCTGCTGCCCCGCTACAGAGGGAGAGCCTGCATCAACTGGGCCATACTGAACGGAGAGAAAGAGACAGGGGCGACGCTCCACCGCATGACCTCCAGGATAGACAGAGGCGAAATCATAGACCAGGAGGTCGTCAGAATAGAGGAAACCGATGGGGCCAAAGAGGTCTTCCTGAAGGTATGCGACGCGGCATCGGAGATAGTGGCAAGGACCCTTCCGGAGCTGGAGTCGGGCAGGGTCGTCGGAGCCGCCCAGGACGAGACCATGGCCACCGAGTTCGGAGGCAGAAGGCCCGAGGACGGCATAATACGCTGGTCCAACGACAGCCGCAGGATATACAACCTCATAAGGGCAGTGACCCACCCCTATCCCGGAGCCTACACCGACTACAGAGGCAGAAAGCTCTTCATCTGGTGGGGAAAACCCCAGGAAGGGGCCTCACTGGGGAAACCCGGCGAGGTGCTGTCGCTGGATCCCCTCACGGTGGCGACCGGACGGGGAAACCTCATGATACTGAGAGCCCAGCTGGACAAAGAGAACGAGATGGACGGACCGGACTTCGCCCGGAAAAACCTGAACGTAGGAACCCTGCTGGGACAGGGCTCCTAG
- a CDS encoding bifunctional UDP-4-keto-pentose/UDP-xylose synthase yields MKVFVLGANGFIGSHLIERILEKTDWTVTAFDLRDDNLRGSDNPRLSIKLGDLYEEDRWIEDEIAGSDVVIPLAGIAKPAYYITNPLMTFELDFEQNLKIVRMCAERGVRIIFPSTSEVYGMSTGDWLMEDESLLIQGPIKNSRWIYSCSKQMMDRVIAAYGQERGLPYTLFRPFNWIGPRLDTFRDAEERKARSITQMIYDVSIGRPITLVDGGRQRRSFTYVTDGVDALIAIIADVKKSADGEIFNIGNPDSNHSIKGLAVAVVDAMKDFPKFAEAASKATFVEKDSTEYYGRGYEDVQDRKPSISKAEELLDWHPQVDFHEAVRRTVAFYANRP; encoded by the coding sequence ATGAAAGTATTCGTGCTAGGAGCAAACGGCTTCATAGGATCCCATCTGATAGAGAGAATTCTGGAGAAAACCGACTGGACCGTCACGGCCTTCGATCTGAGGGACGACAATCTGAGAGGATCGGACAACCCCAGGCTATCGATCAAATTGGGAGATCTCTACGAGGAGGATCGCTGGATAGAGGACGAGATAGCCGGCAGCGACGTGGTTATCCCTCTGGCCGGAATAGCAAAACCGGCCTACTACATAACCAACCCCCTTATGACCTTCGAGCTGGACTTCGAACAGAACCTCAAGATAGTCCGGATGTGTGCCGAACGGGGCGTCCGGATAATCTTCCCCTCCACGTCCGAGGTGTACGGCATGAGCACCGGAGACTGGCTTATGGAGGACGAGAGCCTGCTGATCCAGGGCCCCATAAAGAACAGCAGATGGATATACAGCTGCAGCAAACAGATGATGGACAGGGTCATAGCCGCCTACGGACAGGAAAGGGGGCTTCCCTACACCCTGTTCAGGCCCTTCAACTGGATAGGCCCCAGGCTGGACACCTTCAGGGACGCGGAGGAGAGAAAGGCTCGCTCGATAACCCAGATGATCTACGACGTCTCGATCGGACGACCGATAACTCTGGTCGACGGAGGAAGACAGAGGCGAAGCTTTACCTACGTCACAGACGGGGTAGACGCCCTTATAGCCATAATAGCCGACGTAAAAAAGAGCGCCGACGGCGAGATCTTCAACATAGGCAATCCCGACAGCAACCACTCCATAAAGGGGCTGGCGGTGGCGGTGGTGGATGCGATGAAAGACTTCCCCAAATTCGCCGAGGCCGCTTCGAAGGCGACCTTCGTGGAAAAGGACTCGACCGAATACTACGGCAGGGGCTACGAGGACGTACAGGACAGAAAACCGTCCATATCCAAGGCGGAGGAGCTGCTGGACTGGCACCCCCAGGTCGACTTCCACGAGGCGGTCAGGAGGACAGTGGCCTTCTATGCGAATCGCCCTTAA